In the genome of Drosophila kikkawai strain 14028-0561.14 chromosome 2R, DkikHiC1v2, whole genome shotgun sequence, the window cgctactatatagaaattcagcccaatcaaacagtttcctaaagcttgcacaaaaatataacggatgctttccaattacgtcatttggagtcgaggtttttcatcaatcaggctacaatccaagttattaGGTAATgacgtctctttattatcaaaattaacaactcacattttttcgaaattgcatcccaacattcagattcaagggcaaattcaccaccgagcgggcgctttgttatcaccacaaaacaaagatcttaaattccttcagatctatttcattggtgattcggcagttgaactaaatcaccgctgtgcaatttttactgaaacttaacgtgaaattatcgaacaattgcaaaatcttctctatgagcataatgaattggtcagattgttcaaaactgcattggatataatgcattatgacgaacacaaaatcattatcagcgctgaccaaagacccactggtagccatgcaagacaatttaacgctcccactatcaatgaacacgcagtggtgattgttggcgagaatgtggaataacgcgatattgtttttaaccgtcgggataatggccaagtgcagcgagtttatgagacttatcggtcacatgatgctcttcaatatccgttaatgttctgtcgtggtgaagatgggtatcacttcaacataaagatggtcaatccaacgacaggtttgtttacaagtcatcacttctttttgattctacaactaagtttgaattcaaattctaggagaagaaacgaataagaaggtcaactctatgaattttgatgcgtatcgattgatgattcgactagatgttgacaatcatctgttaagataccaccgtttgtttcaacagtactgtgtcgacatgtacgtcaatgtaaaaacggaacgtctcaatttcattcgttttaatcagtcgaagttcggtcagacgagtacattcacttgcgtgacgctatcgctactgaaggacacgcggccaacatcggttgtttgaccaatctcccagctacttatgttggaagtccgcgccatatgcaagggcaaatttaaaggagaggtagttcttatcccacgaattcctattattccaacagatcttccattccaattcaagacgACTaagttcccagttcgattggcatttgcgatgaccATCAACAAATCGCcaggccaatcgttggaagtctgcgggataaatctagaatatccatatttttcacatggccagctatacgtagcctgttcgcgtgtgggaaagccgtcatcattatttatttttacaccggataacaaaacaaaaaatattgtttatcagatcgctctccacagatttcaagtcaaaaaatttgtcaatccaacgacaggtttgtttaaaagtcatcacttctttttgattctcaactaattttgaattcaaattttatcctaaaatttttaggagaagataggaataaggtcagctctatgaatttttatgcgtatcgattgatgatgtttcaacagtactgtttcgacatgtacgtcaaagtagaaacggaacgtctcaatttaatttgttttaatcagtcgaagttggggcgagataaagttcgccgggtccgctagtaattattatataattaaaatctttatcAGTGTAATGAATAACTTATTTGTAATCTAAGGTAAggttttctttaatatttaaatttaaaagtgcaaaaaagtgttttttggggtgcttttgatgcgtttattgttttataaatcaatCATTACGTCttcttaaagtttttaaaatatgataatTGATAATTGCTCTccatatacaaaaatttttacatacaatatatttgaaaaaataacGATGTAAATTCAAAAGAAGATTTCTGTAGGGAAAACGCATATATTCCGGTTCGTGGTTCTTTTTCTTCAGATATCGatatgaatataaaaagtCCCCGAAATTCGTCAAGAACATTTAGTTTCTTTAATAATCTTACAGCATTTaggtgtatatataaaaatattacaaactAAAATCTTGCCGACCGTTAcaataatataatatggaTTTTAGACATTATTCAACGATTTCTAGATAGGAACCAGTTTTAAATCCATTGCTATTAATGAAACGATCTGAACAAGTTTTTAGAAATGCCGTAAACCCGGAATACATTGGCGAAACTAGgggcaaaaatcataacttttgaaccaaataagataatcaaataattcaaacggcatttgacaggtaaatgttgtaaaatgtatatgtgtatttatttttttatacatttcttcctatgaaaaccaattttgaaaaacaagttttataattgttatgatttattttagtttttttgatcaaaaaaataaaaatattttgatcaCTAACAagacaaattttattttttttttgcgtcaTTTTGACAACTTATTACTAAGAATAAGTCTATATTTGGGAAACAGTGGTTTAATCCACTTGTAATGGAAGCTAGCTTTGGCActccgaagtttgtatacccttgcagtttgcaattggatcattaagaatcgagcccTTTTAGTTAAATTAAGGGGGTATTCTCATTGAGccactttttcgatttttttttttttttatttatagcttggaatgttgtgtatatgtccccaaaaggatttttagaaattcgaaatactttagaagcaaggtcttcgcaaaatgagctattttcaaacttcaaacgcgtttatctcgaaaccacgtttttcgaactagcggccatgatatctccagttcaactgaaccgattttcataaaacaaaatggagTCGACGCacaattgtcaccattctcgggtgacggaaggttttaattttaaaaaattttttactatttttttacactgaactgaacaaaaaaataaacccgaaattaaaattttttttgaatggccgccattttgtcaaaaaaaattacaaaattatttccctCCGCCACCCGAGAATGACATCTAtactgattataaccccgtttttatacccttgcagggtattataatttcagtcagaagtttgcaacgcagtgaaggagacgtttccgaccctataaagtatatatattcttgatcagcatcaacagccgagtcgatctagccatgtccgtctgtccgtccgtctgtccgtctgtccgtccgtctgtccgtctgtccgtccgtctgtccgtctgtccgtttctacgcaaactagtccctcagttttaaagctatctgaatgaaactttgcatatagtcttctatatactctcactgctatatatgtcggaacgggccggatcggacgactttatcatatagctgccatacaaaagttcgatacatttttagaaaaaaaattataactttgttgtttttcaatatttttacaccattttttagatatggccattctatattattttagattttcaataaaaatttcataaaaatcggacgactatatcttatagctgctataggaacgatcgggaaattaatagaaaaaattaaaacttcgttgtttttcaacgttttttcatctacacagagatataagctttttttattattctagaattttggtagaaatttcataaaaatcgggcaactatatcatatagctgccatataaaccgatcggtagatgtagagaaaatgtaaagctgggaatgcgaaactgtaactgtcaaactgtaaacataataatataggtaaaatgtaatgaaataatatctgcaagggtatacaaacttcggcgtgccgaagttagcttcctttcttgttttgttttcatttcggacactttggagaccctgaatcgtggccgccatgacgacacctttttttccaccaccaagtttgaagtcgcATTACTTTTCAAACTGCCCTCGTATCGagggaaaaaatatttttttatttactttgaaccTTTATTaatacaagaaataaaaaagtgttcaattattctttgcgttttcaaaaaagattttttttaaaaagggtccaaaaacgggttttgaatgagaaTACCCCCTTAATAATAAAGAACAAGAAattaagctaacttcggcaagccgcagtttgtatacccttgtagattgcaattggatcattaagaatcgatccattctggttaaataattagaaaaaaataaaggaaaatatataaaagttgtatatttatatagcaTAAATAATATGCTGAAACACAcgcaaaacagagtttcataacatttttacagtttgacagttacattATTACATTTCTAGCTTTACTTTTTCTCTACATTTCCCGATCGATCCTATGGcggctataagatatagtagtccaattttcataaaattaaaacagaaaATCTAAAATAGTATAAATTAGCCATATTTcgaaaatggtgcaaaaatgttaaaaaacagttcagttataattttttttcttaaaatttatcgaacatttgtatggcagctatatgatatagtcgtccgattcggcccgttccgacatatatagcagtgagagtatatagaagactatgtgcaaagtttcaaagctttaaaactgagggactagtttgcgtagaaacggacagacggacatggctagatagactcggcttttgatgctgatcaagaatatatatactttatagggtcggaaatgtctccttgactgcgttgcaaacttcagactgaaattataataccctgcaagggtatacatgAAGGAGTTAAGAACATCAAGAAAAAGACGATGGACATTTATCAATTTTACTGAGGTATGTTATCATCAAGAATTAAATGATATAAGAAATGAACATACAAGTTGTGAATTAATTTGAATACGTGTGCGCGCAAACTGTCGCGAGcaaatggtcacactggacagaaTGGCAACACTAATCGGGAATATTAATTGCCAGCGGCGGGCACACTAATCCTCGCCCCTCGGCCCTGTATAAAGCGGGTTGCAGCCCAAAGCTTGCCGCTCAGACCGACCGCGCTTGGTTAGGTACAGtcagagcttgcaaataactgtctctctctctgactCTACGAAAAGACTCTGAGAGCAACCATTTCATGGGTTCTTGAATGAGCTCGCTCGCGCTCAGAGCTAACTCGTTTTTTTATCTTCTGTTTTTCCAAGACCGTGGTCAGTGAAGAAAGTCTTTTGGGTATGTATTGGTATACACTCACATGCATAGGCAAGCAAATCGTTAAACGTTTAGCTGCGATCGTGAATTGATCGTGAACTTAAGATTCCGCATATAAGTGCACTAGCGCAGGTTGTGCTGGCTACACCTGCAACGCAAGTGTCCGTCGAACGGGCATTCTCAGCCCTACACTTTATATTAATTGAACGAAGAAGTTCGATTAGTGCAGAAAATCTCCTTACTAGTTGTAAAGCTTAACAGTAGACAGTAGGCAGAAGTCACTTTTTTCCAGGGATTGATAACTCGATATGGTCCCGATTTTCAAGTCCGAATAACCTTTCCTCTGCCGGCACCTTCTATCCCAATTAGAAGGACGGTTTTCGAGCCACggcattattaatttaaatttttaccttttatttaaaagggtGCTTGCGTACCCGAcatctttaaaaattgatttttttttgttttaatatgaCATCCACGGCAAATGAAAGAAACAAATTATAGTACTCCCAGTAccagaaatattattaataataatatgtcATTCAGTGCATCCATATCCTTGACCTAACTGTCATAGTGATTGGAcgtgtttcttttttgtgctccaaaaaagtatataaatttgttttttcctaaaaattatattgtttttcCGTTTGAAAATTTGTTCTTCCAAAATAGTGTCTTTGTGAGTGGTTTGGAACAACTTCATGTGCGTTTGCCTCTCGCTTTGCGCTTGCGCAAGCGGGAGGGTTGACAATGGAAAATtgtgttaaaattaaagagatgCGAAAGATTGCCAATGCAGGCCCGGGCGAAATTCGTAGAGACTTGTCTGCCTTCTTTGACAGGTTGGTAGATACCAATGCCACCAATACAGCGGACTGTTTTGCCGGTGGAACGCCTTGGGCCTGCCGGACAAGAGCAGCTGTCAGACGAGGAGACAGAGTCTGAGACAGAGTCTCTGGCGATCTCTTCGGCAGAGTTGGAGGAGGAGCACCTCGCAATCCTTTAGCAGGATCCGGAGGAGCCGGCCGAGCGGGTGCAGCTGCCGATAGGGCAGCGGCCTGTTTTGCCGGTGGAACGCCCTGGGCCTGCCGGACAGGAGCAGCTGTCAGACGAGGAGACAGAGTCTGAGACGGAGTCTCTGACTTCTCAGACATCAAAGAAGTCTTACCGCCCACGCCCGTTCTACCGCGTGCCAGCAGGAGCAAAGGCAAGCGCACAATGCTTAAAATACACTCTACGTCTGCCCCAACTGTAGGGTGAGAGTCAAATGCCACCAACATTTTCTGAAACATGTGTGCGTAGGAGAAGAATTTGTCTGTGGGTTGTGTAATAGGGCATTCGAATCTCATGTTGGTCTTTCATTTCATCAGTCTAAATCACATAAACCAGTTGCTCCGGATATAAGTAgtaagtttattattttatttatattaatttatttatatttcaggCATCTACAACGTGGCGAAATATATTAAAGGAGCCCCTTTTAAGAAGACCACTGCCAAACGCCTCAAACGCTTCAGAAAACCTATCCGTCTTATCCTCGGGCAGATGTCTACCAGAAAACTTACCAAACGCCAAACGTGTCCATGCTTCAGAAAACGAATTCGTCTTATACGCGGATGATGGCATCCTCGGCAGATGgtataacttaaaaaaaccGATTTATTACGagataatagaaaaataaaagtaatgaataaatgaatataataaaaaattaaaaataaaatgtaaaattctggaaaaatGACGTCAATctttgtttgtaaacaaatctGTAGCTAAGTCTATTCACGTTCTTCAAATGCATGAAACTGCCGATGAGTGCCAGAAGACTTGCCTCACTTGAACGCTGTGACAGCGAATCTGTCGGACTTGCGTCGCGCAAGTGCCTTGCCAAGGGCTGCGGGCCTCTTTATATAGGGCTTGGCGAGGATTAGTGTGCCCGCCgttggaaattaatttgccGTTCGGTCCGGAGTACGcccatttaatttgaatataaattatgttgtagcttggcatttttatttttttacattcggttcctttttttcatttttatctggttccatattttatatttacagctttacaattattattattatttatatgtttatctGTTGAGCGCGTCGCGCGTCATACCATTTTAAGTATAAGGTCGATATTTacatgtatatttaaattcgtAATTAAAAAGCAATAAGTCCACCGTGATTATTATCCGtatgaagaagaagaacatTTGGAAGATGTATTAAATCATTccattatataatatatatggtaaTATGTCAATCGATTtcctttgatttcttttttgttttttgtttttccttttgttcttcctttgttttaatataatcTGGATATTCCCTTGACGACTGAGTGACTGGATTACCTAAAATATCGCCGATATTTCTAGCCGTCAAGGGAACGACCCAAAAATGTCACACGCTAAATTATCAACCAACACGTAATCGCAAGACATGGATACAACTTTTGTAGTATCCcatgtaatatttttactgACTGAGTTgctaaataactaaaaatatcgtataatactgtcttcccactcaGTGCATCTGTGTGGAGCAGTTGGGATTTTTCATAAacgtgaaactcgtgttcccacatgGCTTGCATTTGCATGCGCATCCAattacagctgatcgatcactTGTGCCCCTTCTAAAATCTGAACAAAGATAGCTAAAGCGGCCGATGTGGgagtaaaataaatagtttatcAACTATTTGGGCTGtttaacaacagcaaaacTACAtattttatccgcactaaattaaaatgaattagacGACGAAGAAAATTATGTAGAGGTAGACGgattatatttaatagtaGCAAATGGGGACATTTTGGAGCAcgaatatacaaaaaacaacataaaactgttttgggcatgcttgtagctttggcgccactttttaaattccatattacaATTGCTTCACGCtatctttgtttacattttcgtggtgtaTAGTTAAATTTTCACttttaagaagaagaaatcagagttgcaccgaaaaactatcaccTAACTATCCCCAACAAACGGTGGTTAAATTTAGATGCACTCGGATGCGGTACAAAAAGAGAAATTTCAGAACGGTAAAACCTTACGGACGGTGAATGCAGATGCAAGCTCTGTGGTAACCTTATCTTGCGTATTTAACCGATTCTAACGATTAGAACTTATCTCGatacgttaaaaaaaaatgtatatcgaTGTATCGCACAATTTCAAATATCGGCTTATCGATTATACTTTCTAGCTCAGCTGTAGTTCGCGGCCTGCTAGATTTTTCTGCGCTATATCACCTTTCGtaaattgttattgttgataTATAGATATTAAATATGGCTGAAGGTAATACAGCTGATGGTGCAGCTGGGGGCGAAGACAAGAAGCTTTCAGATATCTTCCTAAGCGGCTGGAATATACTTGATGAGCTGGAAGTTACTGAGCTGCCCTTTAACAGCAGCGAGTTCCAGGTAAAGAAGTACGCCAAAGACTTTGCTAGTAACTGACACTTCTACTTCCTGAACAGAGCAAGGTCAAGACGGCAATGGGCCTTTTCGAGGAGGCCACTGTCATCGTGAACCAAGTTAGCATGTTCAGTGCCAACGAGCTGATCGATGAAGTCTCAACGGACTCGCTGCCCTTCATGCTTTTGCCCTACTTTTTGGCCAAGCTAACCACAAAGATCAACAACCCCAACGACACGAATGCTTTGGACCTGGGAGTGATATATTTCAAGGACCACCTGCAGCGTTGCCAGGAGTACGATCTCTGCGACACTCCCAAATCGAAGGAGGAGGGACAGGACAAGCAGGCGAGCGAAAAGAGTGAGCAACGACAGCTTATGGAGGCAGCTTTCAATCGTAACGACAAAATCGCCCAATACCGCCGAGTGCAGGAGATAAACAAGTATATAGGGAAAATGCAAGCCGCcatcaaaaacaaaacggcTGACGACGAGGTCAGACGGGAGTTCTTCCTCAAGTATTTGGACAAGAGCATCATTGACTCCAAGCAGGAATTGGAATCGCTGCAGATGATGAAGGAGCTGGCTAAAATGCGCCTTGCTCGTATGTCCGGTGGCGGAGCCGCTAATGAAGTTGATACTTCCCACTTTCAACAACCAAAGCCCTCCGCGTCGTCATTTCCCACCTCGCGTGGACATGGGCACAGCCACGGTCCCGGACACCACCACAACCATCAGCTGGCACAAGCACCCAAGCCGGAGCCATTGCAGCCATTTATCATAACTCGCAATGCCGCGCAAAAAGCGGTGTTTGGCTTGGGCTATCCCAGTTTGCCCATTATGACCGTCGACGAGTTCTACCAGCAGCGCGTCGACGAAGGAATATTCCCTGACGAGGACAAAGTGGCCAAAATGAACCAGGCACAGGCAATCGCTGCAGCTCGCGATCCCAATGAACAGGAAGACGAAGAAAAGGCCGTCGAGGAAcagcaggtggaggaggacGATCCGGAATATCTGGACCGTATGAGGCGCATGGACGAGTATAAAGATGTGGTGCGACGCGGCGATGGAAACCGCCACAATCGGAGCTAAAAAACtcgtatatattttgtatttttctaaattatagaaatagaTATCACCATAAGGTcgtttttttgtggttttttaataacatttataataattttttatatacagctgtgttcactgaaatagcagtgcgacagaggaacaacttcaaaacgtttttttgtacatatttctttttgcaagctgatctattgcacattgtttttgtaaaatggaacataaagataagaatcgagaaaaaattccgttagatttgctctatttttatgttttattgctATTTTTTCAgatatgcagctcgttttggccgatcactgaaatagcagtttttaattttctttcgcaaaaagtgccgaaatttcttttaattttgtaaaaaatgactttaattaaggtcgttattatagtttatactataatacacctttacaacgcaaaaaaaattattttagtgggcgcaggacctcactgctccatgatagaaaggtatcagattacttagcctagaaagaagagcaaaacatgtaaagagtctctaaatctttcaaattgttcttttaaaatagtttataagtcatgtaatatgaaccgaacccaaaaaaaccgaggtacgattcgcaaaaccacaattgtacaggctcgacgcgtacttcgcttcagcaaagctcgtccttttgcgtcctctagggatatatgagcgggaattggcatgggaatcagtcatgggaccattcgccggggacttattgaataaattttagattcgcgaagtccatggaaaatgtcactgcttggttaaaggcatatcaaggccagctccgagttcgccaatagccacttgaactgccactattcaaatggcgtaatatcctttggacaaatgactccaaactggttttatttggtggaataggacaagacaatatgaccgtcgacctccaaatacatagtaccccccaaaccatacgctgaagacagtaaaacacggtggcctaaaaatcatggtttgggtatacttttcatacaa includes:
- the LOC138928108 gene encoding uncharacterized protein, with protein sequence MFCRGEDGYHFNIKMVNPTTGEETNKKVNSMNFDAYRLMIRLDVDNHLLRYHRLFQQYCVDMYVNVKTERLNFIRFNQSKFGQTSTFTCVTLSLLKDTRPTSVV
- the Tap42 gene encoding immunoglobulin-binding protein 1, whose product is MAEGNTADGAAGGEDKKLSDIFLSGWNILDELEVTELPFNSSEFQSKVKTAMGLFEEATVIVNQVSMFSANELIDEVSTDSLPFMLLPYFLAKLTTKINNPNDTNALDLGVIYFKDHLQRCQEYDLCDTPKSKEEGQDKQASEKSEQRQLMEAAFNRNDKIAQYRRVQEINKYIGKMQAAIKNKTADDEVRREFFLKYLDKSIIDSKQELESLQMMKELAKMRLARMSGGGAANEVDTSHFQQPKPSASSFPTSRGHGHSHGPGHHHNHQLAQAPKPEPLQPFIITRNAAQKAVFGLGYPSLPIMTVDEFYQQRVDEGIFPDEDKVAKMNQAQAIAAARDPNEQEDEEKAVEEQQVEEDDPEYLDRMRRMDEYKDVVRRGDGNRHNRS